A single region of the Labrus bergylta chromosome 10, fLabBer1.1, whole genome shotgun sequence genome encodes:
- the cfl1l gene encoding non-muscle cofilin 1-like has protein sequence MASGMTVTDKVKTQFDKMKVNKAADDSDKRMRLVTCTIQDDVIDVKNIYTQEMLGKGDLPEDAYQLLVSLMVEDKCFYALYDCHLETSEGIKKEELVFVTWIPDDIAIKHRMVYASSKENVKNACKGFKHEVSVNDKSKVVTREAFAECLEKLTPAVVSLEGVRLSGKK, from the exons ATG GCGTCTGGAATGACAGTCACTGACAAAGTCAAGACACAGTTTGACAAGATGAAAGTGAACAAGGCGGCCGACGACAGTGACAAGCGCATGCGACTGGTGACATGTACCATCCAGGACGATGTCATCGACGTGAAAAACATATACACCCAAGAGATGCTGGGCAAAGGTGATCTCCCGGAGGATGCCTACCAGCTCCTGGTGTCTCTGATGGTTGAAGACAAATGCTTCTACGCGCTGTATGACTGCCACTTAGAAACCAGTGAAGGAATTAAAAAGGAGGAGCTGGTCTTCGTGACATG GATTCCAGATGACATTGCGATCAAACACAGAATGGTCTACGCTTCATCCAAAGAGAATGTCAAGAACGCTTGCAAGG GTTTCAAACACGAGGTGAGTGTGAACGACAAGTCAAAGGTCGTCACTAGGGAGGCTTTTGCAGAATGTTTGGAAAAACTCACGCCTGCAGTTGTATCTCTTGAGGGTGTACGTctgagtggaaaaaaataa